In the genome of Luteitalea pratensis, the window TGTTCCTACTTCGTGCCGCTGGTGATCACACCGCAGGCGATGCGATCGCCGGCGTTGCCGGCCGGGTCGGTCTTGAGGTCGTCGGCCTTCGCGTGCACGACCAGCGCCGTGCCGCCGTTGGCGAAGAGCGAATTCGGGCCGGTGCCGAGCGTGACGGCGGTGTTGGTGATCGTCTTCTCGAGGGTCCCGTTCGCGCCCACGGTGATGTTGGGCATGTCGCCCGCGTGGTGACCGGCGGGGTTCTCCAGCCCGTGCTGCTTGGTGGCCGGGTTGAAGTGCGGTCCAGCCGACGTGAACGCCGGCCCCTCGCACTTGGCCACGCCGTGCACGTGGATCGCGTGTTCGCCAGCCGGGAGGTTCTGGAGCGAGAGGGCGATGGAGACTCCCTCCTTGGCCGGCGAGATCATCGCGTGCCCGACCGATTGGCCCTTGCCGTCCTGCAGAGGCACGTGCACGGTCTTGGGCGCCTGTGCCGCGCCGACCAGGCCGAGGGCAAAGAGGGCAGCAGTTCCGATGGTGAGGCCGATCTGGCGTCGCATTCCTGAATCCCTTTCCGAAAGCGCCCGGACTGCCCGGACGCGATGACATCTCTCACCATCCTAGTGGACCTCGGCGCCGTTGACGCACGCGATCGTACGCACTGCCTCGACCATGGCCGTTGAGGACGGAGGAAAGAGGACGGAGGACGGAGGACTGAGGTAGGACGGAGGACTGAGGAAAGGAAATAGAAAAACCGCGCCAGCCGATGCTTACCGCCAGCTCGTGCGGCTTCAGCCAGGCTCGGCTGCTGTGGCCTGTGGTCGTGTTGCTCTTATTGCCCCTCGCTCCTCCATCCTTCCTCTTTCCTCCGTCCTCCGTCCTCC includes:
- a CDS encoding superoxide dismutase family protein: MRRQIGLTIGTAALFALGLVGAAQAPKTVHVPLQDGKGQSVGHAMISPAKEGVSIALSLQNLPAGEHAIHVHGVAKCEGPAFTSAGPHFNPATKQHGLENPAGHHAGDMPNITVGANGTLEKTITNTAVTLGTGPNSLFANGGTALVVHAKADDLKTDPAGNAGDRIACGVITSGTK